In the Saccharococcus thermophilus genome, AGAAACGATCTCGATATTTCATCCAACGTTTTAAATCAGTAGACATTTTGTATGAGAAATACACGTACCGTTGTTGCTTGTTCTTTGGATTTTCGATTAGTATTGATTTTGTATCAAAATCAACGTGTTCAGGGCGCAATGCACAGCATTCGCTTGCCCGAATTCCTGTGTCGAGTATTAACCTTGTTTGAATCCATGTACGATAGCCGTGAAATGTTGTGATGTCCATTGCGTTAAGTACCTTTTTTATCTCTTCTCTCGTCAGCAAAGGTTTTTTCTTCCGCTGCGGTTTAATATTCTCGATGTTTTCGCACGGATTAGTTTTTATTTCACGTTCTCTATACAAAAAGTTGAAAAATACTTTGATGTTTCTTAGATAATTTGCAATAGTCGTGTCACTTATTTTTTTCCCTACATCATTTCGCCTGTCGGGATAATTAATTTCTTTGCTTTTTTCATTTGCAACGACTGTGTATTTTCCACGCTCCCGTAAATATCTAATGTATTGCCGAATATGAACCGACTTCACCTTGTCAATATTCGTGATTTTACTCACATTTCGCACCCTAACAAGGTCAAAACAAAGGATTTTTTATTTAGTTTTTCAGAATAACTTTTTGACCAACACAACGAGCGATGGCAATCCTTTTTTTACCATCGCTGGTCGTTCCGTATCACGTTACACGTAGATGCTCTCATCCATGCCCAATCCCTGCAGAATCCTTCGCTGATCAGGGGTAAGGGAGCGATCCAGTGAGCGTTGGATGCGCCCATCCGGCAGCTTGAACAGGACGACGTTCACATATTGAAACAGCTGAAAAATCGCCTGTCCCGTCGGCCGGGTCAGCTTGCGGCCTCCAGGACCCTTCAACGGGTGTTCTGGAGTAATAAACTGACGCACTCGGCGCTGAAAAACGCGGTAAATAGCCAAGGCCAACAGAAACAAATAGCCTAATACTGCGACCCGTTCTGGTTTTTTGACGTAAATCTCATCCGTGAAAAACGGATCTTTCAAAAAAGCGAAGTTCATTTCCACCGAGATCTGCCCTTTATACAGCTTCAAGATCTCTTGGGCATCCATGGGTTGGCCCTTCCATTCCTTCGGAACGGTCGTGACAAGGACAAACCGGGACGCTTTCCGTCTCGCCTGTTCCCACGCGTCTTGGTCGAATTCGACGTCAAGGTGCAAGAAATACAGCGTCTCCACCTCGGGTTCCGCCCCTTTTTTCGGCCGTCCGCGCCGTTTTTTCAGGCGTACGATCTCTTCGACCGCGGCCTCAACCCGA is a window encoding:
- a CDS encoding tyrosine-type recombinase/integrase, yielding MSKITNIDKVKSVHIRQYIRYLRERGKYTVVANEKSKEINYPDRRNDVGKKISDTTIANYLRNIKVFFNFLYREREIKTNPCENIENIKPQRKKKPLLTREEIKKVLNAMDITTFHGYRTWIQTRLILDTGIRASECCALRPEHVDFDTKSILIENPKNKQQRYVYFSYKMSTDLKRWMKYRDRFSDSPYLFPTTRGTQLDVRNFERALRQAGRKVGVEIHPHQLRNNFAKYYLLNGGDWVSLSRILGHSSVEVTQKAYLDFTDQEIGRKYQKHSPLNNLDI